A genomic stretch from Megachile rotundata isolate GNS110a chromosome 1, iyMegRotu1, whole genome shotgun sequence includes:
- the Asx gene encoding transcriptional regulator additional sex combs isoform X2 yields the protein MDTDVELAKGEGCETSPGCSGYSSMVHSKKVIKHALRQQAKRRRKNTTIAAGNSRTLPRIVVKPLPPPPPNDPPSPVNNVQHINTTTEEPAATMREVLASLPGFSLKSGRRRSTKRLSATAQLEAGLVDLESPASILASTSLRALLNRHTFQGLPPLYQRKLAQLLPAVDRQDAAISGLNNEFFARACLEWRKRLAEGEFTPENQQRLKMEAERDKNKLDPWKVKHFEPIWGEKREPKLRSGLHCILESRSGGAVTRSSLRLRLESNVDTPVLDTPCPVIMSEDKVEEDNCKVETSINNSDELNDTTGIQELLPTHYNETTHALIDEKHIESVNISSVETIVDAEMHQDKLEEDDKVINLTEKQDTIEEKEVVTEIYEEKISEVYNDDIHLSESEKDLQPMENHLLEVSEEETMLLPEETASPRSNEQAEQISHTSRETPSQLSAECTPQSSVEQVPQISKEISQMSEEQISQMSEEQIYPMSDCETTTMLETSPSHEQIRPTEIVMEDSTLINNNQTETPEVTHENPADGESQIPEGMEIDSETLQRIHELEVRGEMREAYEEISGCPEEIMYPILDGMEMGSNSAEETETQVVSGPSEAPRDQQDVNNGNEDEALREANNYVCSEMLECSWPVDPTVNNITNNNRTQEELQVPWPLVAAALDGSVAANITVATQDECNDAPTSTDSTNAPQQFINTESNVESVNCIQLPVVQGTPFQSEGLAIGTPGASCIMKNFQSQSSPIIAFPQLQSIRFVQTSFHSDQTNAPALNSTSPITAQIQNQQNTSSQVNIMRTQEEIVQLNAQNNNARNIRNNVTPNQVSNAVTAAIGVQPQSRAQNTIVIQHQTSASTQPRQVVATIQQQQYPGATVAVTSRSSRSNNQGSQRGSRSSNKEQGGGRSRSSTKEPPGAVNLERSYQICQAVPESNTVAQLGSTTTSGLGQYILVQRTGVGDSAPRASSAPPLPPQIAGMGVGVHLVRGRPASAGEGSHQAVTLKARGTDGRGGGGAEPGAPGMIMGGDPPPPCECNMRGAMVICRQCGAFCHDDCIGPQRICATCLIR from the exons ATGGACACAGATGTAGAACTTGCCAAAGGTGAAGGGTGTGAAACTAGTCCAGGTTGTTCTGGCTATTCTAGCATGGTGCACAGTAAAAAAGTTATCAAACATGCGTTACGACAGCAGGCCAAGAGGCGTAGGAAAAATACAACTATCGCAGCTGGTAATTCTCGTACTCTACCAAGGATTGTTGTTAAACCATTACCTCCTCCTCCACCGAATGATCCACCATCTCCAGTCAATAATGTACAGCATATTAACACCA CAACTGAAGAGCCTGCTGCCACAATGAGAGAAGTTTTAGCAAGTTTACCAGGATTTAGTTTGAAGTCTGGGCGTAGACGATCAACAAAAAGATTGTCAGCAACTGCACAATTAGAAGCTGGTCTCGTAGATCTTGAGTCTCCAGCAAGTATTCTAGCAAGTACAAGTTTGCGTGCTCTTTTAAATAGGCATACATTTCAAGGTTTACCACCTTTGTATCAAAGGAAACTTGCACAGCTTTTACCAGCCGTGGATAGACAG GATGCTGCTATATCTGGGCTAAACAATGAATTCTTTGCAAGAGCATGTTTAGAATGGCGTAAGCGCTTAGCAGAAGGAGAGTTTACTCCAGAAAATCAACAACGATTGAAAATGGAGGCAGAAAGAGATAAGAATAAATTAGATCCTTGGAAAGTAAAACATTTTGAACCTATATGGGGTGAAAAACGTGAACCTAAACTTAGATCAGGTCTTCATTGTATTTTGGAATCAAGATCCGGAGGAGCGGTAACACGTTCAAGCTTAAGACTTCGTTTAGAATCTAATGTAGATACGCCTGTATTAGATACTCCTTGCCCTGTTATTATGTCTGAAGATAAAGTTGAGGAAGATAACTGTAAAGTTGAAACgagtataaataattcagacgAACTGAATGATACAACAGGCATACAAGAATTATTACCAACACACTATAATGAAACAACGCATGCATTAATTGATGAAAAACATATAGAATCTGTAAACATAAGTTCTGTAGAAACGATAGTAGACGCTGAAATGCATCAAGATAAATTAGAGGAAGACGATAaggttattaatctaactgaaaaGCAAGATACAATCGAAGAAAAGGAAGTAGTAACAGAAATTTATGAAGAGAAAATATCGGAAGTGTATAATGACGACATTCATTTATCTGAAAGTGAGAAAGATCTTCAACCAATGGAAAATCACCTTCTTGAAGTATCAGAAGAAGAAACGATGCTTCTACCCGAAGAAACTGCTTCACCGAGATCTAACGAGCAAGCGGAACAAATATCTCATACATCTAGGGAAACACCATCTCAGTTGTCAGCAGAATGCACGCCTCAATCTTCCGTAGAACAGGTACCTCAAATATCGAAAGAGATATCTCAAATGTCAGAAGAACAAATATCTCAGATGTCGGAAGAACAAATTTATCCTATGTCCGATTGTGAAACCACAACTATGCTTGAAACCTCACCATCGCACGAGCAAATTAGACCAACAGAAATTGTTATGGAGGATTCtacgttaattaataataatcagactGAAACACCTGAAGTGACTCATGAAAATCCAGCAGACGGCGAATCACAAATTCCCGAAGGAATGGAAATCGACAGTGAAACGTTACAACGTATTCATGAACTAGAG gTAAGAGGAGAAATGCGTGAAGCGTATGAAGAAATTTCAGGATGTCCTGAAGAAATAATGTATCCCATACTTGATGGAATGGAAATGGGATCAAACAGCGCAGAAGAAACTGAAACACAAGTAGTGTCTGGACCATCGGAAGCTCCTAGAGATCAACAAGATGTAAATAACGGAAATGAAGACGAAGCTCTTAGAGAGGCTAATAATTATGTTTGTTCTGAAATGTTGGAATGTAGTTGGCCGGTGGATCCCACAgttaataatattactaataataatagg acACAAGAAGAGCTTCAAGTTCCATGGCCGTTAGTAGCCGCAGCACTCGATGGATCTGTAGCTGCTAATATTACGGTGGCTACTCAAGATGAATGCAATGATGCACCTACATCAACTGATTCAACGAATGCACCTCAACAATTTATTAACACGGAATCGAATGTAGAATCGGTCAACTGTATTCAGTTACCGGTTGTTCAAGGAACTCCATTTCAATCAGAAGGCCTTGCAATCGGCACACCAGGCGCAAGTtgtataatgaaaaattttcagtcACAGAGTTCACCTATTATTGCTTTTCCACAATTACAGTCGATCAGATTCGTGCAAACCAGTTTCCATTCTGATCAAACTAATGCCCCAGCTTTGAACAGTACGTCTCCAATTACGGCTCAAATTCAAAATCAACAGAACACTAGTTCGCAGGTGAATATAATGAGAACGCAGGAAGAAATAGTCCAGTTAAATGCTCAAAATAATAACGCACGGAATATCAGAAACAACGTAACACCGAATCAAGTTTCGAATGCTGTGACGGCTGCAATTGGCGTACAACCTCAAAGTCGCGCACAAAATACCATTGTTATTCAACATCAAACGTCAGCTTCTACGCAGCCACGTCAAGTTGTAGCAACTATACAACAACAACAGTATCCAGGAGCAACAGTTGCGGTGACGTCCAGATCTTCCCGCTCTAACAATCAAGGTAGTCAAAGAGGTTCTAGGAGCAGTAATAAGGAACAAGGCGGAGGTAGATCTCGTAGTAGCACAAAAGAACCACCTGGAGCTGTTAATTTGGAGCGCAGCTATCAAATATGTCAAGCG GTTCCAGAAAGCAATACTGTAGCACAATTAGGATCCACGACAACAAGCGGATTAGGGCAATATATACTTGTACAAAGGACAGGTGTCGGAGACAGTGCGCCGAGAGCATCCTCTGCTCCACCTCTACCTCCACAAATCGCAGGGATGGGTGTCGGAGTGCATTTAGTACGTGGCAGACCGGCCAGTGCAGGAGAGGGTTCACATCAAGCTGTAACGTTGAAAGCGAGAGGCACTGATGGTAGAGGAGGAGGTGGCGCTGAACCTGGAGCACCTGGTATGATAATGGGTGGCGATCCACCACCTCCATGTGAATGTAACATGCGAGGTGCTATGGTAATATGTCGTCAATGTGGAGCGTTTTGTCATGATGACTGTATCGGGCCTCAACGTATTTGTGCTACTTGTCTGATACGTTAA
- the Asx gene encoding transcriptional regulator additional sex combs isoform X1, with the protein MDTDVELAKGEGCETSPGCSGYSSMVHSKKVIKHALRQQAKRRRKNTTIAAGNSRTLPRIVVKPLPPPPPNDPPSPVNNVQHINTTTEEPAATMREVLASLPGFSLKSGRRRSTKRLSATAQLEAGLVDLESPASILASTSLRALLNRHTFQGLPPLYQRKLAQLLPAVDRQDAAISGLNNEFFARACLEWRKRLAEGEFTPENQQRLKMEAERDKNKLDPWKVKHFEPIWGEKREPKLRSGLHCILESRSGGAVTRSSLRLRLESNVDTPVLDTPCPVIMSEDKVEEDNCKVETSINNSDELNDTTGIQELLPTHYNETTHALIDEKHIESVNISSVETIVDAEMHQDKLEEDDKVINLTEKQDTIEEKEVVTEIYEEKISEVYNDDIHLSESEKDLQPMENHLLEVSEEETMLLPEETASPRSNEQAEQISHTSRETPSQLSAECTPQSSVEQVPQISKEISQMSEEQISQMSEEQIYPMSDCETTTMLETSPSHEQIRPTEIVMEDSTLINNNQTETPEVTHENPADGESQIPEGMEIDSETLQRIHELEVRGEMREAYEEISGCPEEIMYPILDGMEMGSNSAEETETQVVSGPSEAPRDQQDVNNGNEDEALREANNYVCSEMLECSWPVDPTVNNITNNNRTQEELQVPWPLVAAALDGSVAANITVATQDECNDAPTSTDSTNAPQQFINTESNVESVNCIQLPVVQGTPFQSEGLAIGTPGASCIMKNFQSQSSPIIAFPQLQSIRFVQTSFHSDQTNAPALNSTSPITAQIQNQQNTSSQVNIMRTQEEIVQLNAQNNNARNIRNNVTPNQVSNAVTAAIGVQPQSRAQNTIVIQHQTSASTQPRQVVATIQQQQYPGATVAVTSRSSRSNNQGSQRGSRSSNKEQGGGRSRSSTKEPPGAVNLERSYQICQAVIQSSPNRDQLKAHLKPPPSLLARGDGAFTTNKSGGRTITTVKTQKPSQTIQNKQAQNKTQAVMLRHVFATARQATSAEVPESNTVAQLGSTTTSGLGQYILVQRTGVGDSAPRASSAPPLPPQIAGMGVGVHLVRGRPASAGEGSHQAVTLKARGTDGRGGGGAEPGAPGMIMGGDPPPPCECNMRGAMVICRQCGAFCHDDCIGPQRICATCLIR; encoded by the exons ATGGACACAGATGTAGAACTTGCCAAAGGTGAAGGGTGTGAAACTAGTCCAGGTTGTTCTGGCTATTCTAGCATGGTGCACAGTAAAAAAGTTATCAAACATGCGTTACGACAGCAGGCCAAGAGGCGTAGGAAAAATACAACTATCGCAGCTGGTAATTCTCGTACTCTACCAAGGATTGTTGTTAAACCATTACCTCCTCCTCCACCGAATGATCCACCATCTCCAGTCAATAATGTACAGCATATTAACACCA CAACTGAAGAGCCTGCTGCCACAATGAGAGAAGTTTTAGCAAGTTTACCAGGATTTAGTTTGAAGTCTGGGCGTAGACGATCAACAAAAAGATTGTCAGCAACTGCACAATTAGAAGCTGGTCTCGTAGATCTTGAGTCTCCAGCAAGTATTCTAGCAAGTACAAGTTTGCGTGCTCTTTTAAATAGGCATACATTTCAAGGTTTACCACCTTTGTATCAAAGGAAACTTGCACAGCTTTTACCAGCCGTGGATAGACAG GATGCTGCTATATCTGGGCTAAACAATGAATTCTTTGCAAGAGCATGTTTAGAATGGCGTAAGCGCTTAGCAGAAGGAGAGTTTACTCCAGAAAATCAACAACGATTGAAAATGGAGGCAGAAAGAGATAAGAATAAATTAGATCCTTGGAAAGTAAAACATTTTGAACCTATATGGGGTGAAAAACGTGAACCTAAACTTAGATCAGGTCTTCATTGTATTTTGGAATCAAGATCCGGAGGAGCGGTAACACGTTCAAGCTTAAGACTTCGTTTAGAATCTAATGTAGATACGCCTGTATTAGATACTCCTTGCCCTGTTATTATGTCTGAAGATAAAGTTGAGGAAGATAACTGTAAAGTTGAAACgagtataaataattcagacgAACTGAATGATACAACAGGCATACAAGAATTATTACCAACACACTATAATGAAACAACGCATGCATTAATTGATGAAAAACATATAGAATCTGTAAACATAAGTTCTGTAGAAACGATAGTAGACGCTGAAATGCATCAAGATAAATTAGAGGAAGACGATAaggttattaatctaactgaaaaGCAAGATACAATCGAAGAAAAGGAAGTAGTAACAGAAATTTATGAAGAGAAAATATCGGAAGTGTATAATGACGACATTCATTTATCTGAAAGTGAGAAAGATCTTCAACCAATGGAAAATCACCTTCTTGAAGTATCAGAAGAAGAAACGATGCTTCTACCCGAAGAAACTGCTTCACCGAGATCTAACGAGCAAGCGGAACAAATATCTCATACATCTAGGGAAACACCATCTCAGTTGTCAGCAGAATGCACGCCTCAATCTTCCGTAGAACAGGTACCTCAAATATCGAAAGAGATATCTCAAATGTCAGAAGAACAAATATCTCAGATGTCGGAAGAACAAATTTATCCTATGTCCGATTGTGAAACCACAACTATGCTTGAAACCTCACCATCGCACGAGCAAATTAGACCAACAGAAATTGTTATGGAGGATTCtacgttaattaataataatcagactGAAACACCTGAAGTGACTCATGAAAATCCAGCAGACGGCGAATCACAAATTCCCGAAGGAATGGAAATCGACAGTGAAACGTTACAACGTATTCATGAACTAGAG gTAAGAGGAGAAATGCGTGAAGCGTATGAAGAAATTTCAGGATGTCCTGAAGAAATAATGTATCCCATACTTGATGGAATGGAAATGGGATCAAACAGCGCAGAAGAAACTGAAACACAAGTAGTGTCTGGACCATCGGAAGCTCCTAGAGATCAACAAGATGTAAATAACGGAAATGAAGACGAAGCTCTTAGAGAGGCTAATAATTATGTTTGTTCTGAAATGTTGGAATGTAGTTGGCCGGTGGATCCCACAgttaataatattactaataataatagg acACAAGAAGAGCTTCAAGTTCCATGGCCGTTAGTAGCCGCAGCACTCGATGGATCTGTAGCTGCTAATATTACGGTGGCTACTCAAGATGAATGCAATGATGCACCTACATCAACTGATTCAACGAATGCACCTCAACAATTTATTAACACGGAATCGAATGTAGAATCGGTCAACTGTATTCAGTTACCGGTTGTTCAAGGAACTCCATTTCAATCAGAAGGCCTTGCAATCGGCACACCAGGCGCAAGTtgtataatgaaaaattttcagtcACAGAGTTCACCTATTATTGCTTTTCCACAATTACAGTCGATCAGATTCGTGCAAACCAGTTTCCATTCTGATCAAACTAATGCCCCAGCTTTGAACAGTACGTCTCCAATTACGGCTCAAATTCAAAATCAACAGAACACTAGTTCGCAGGTGAATATAATGAGAACGCAGGAAGAAATAGTCCAGTTAAATGCTCAAAATAATAACGCACGGAATATCAGAAACAACGTAACACCGAATCAAGTTTCGAATGCTGTGACGGCTGCAATTGGCGTACAACCTCAAAGTCGCGCACAAAATACCATTGTTATTCAACATCAAACGTCAGCTTCTACGCAGCCACGTCAAGTTGTAGCAACTATACAACAACAACAGTATCCAGGAGCAACAGTTGCGGTGACGTCCAGATCTTCCCGCTCTAACAATCAAGGTAGTCAAAGAGGTTCTAGGAGCAGTAATAAGGAACAAGGCGGAGGTAGATCTCGTAGTAGCACAAAAGAACCACCTGGAGCTGTTAATTTGGAGCGCAGCTATCAAATATGTCAAGCG gTTATACAAAGTTCACCGAATAGAGATCAATTGAAAGCTCATTTAAAACCCCCACCTAGTTTACTTGCTAGAGGTGATGGCGCGTTCACTACTAATAAATCTGGTGGTCGTACAATTACGACCGTTAAAACTCAAAAACCATCACAAACAATACAAAACAAACAAGCTCAAAATAAAACACAAGCAGTTATGCTGAGACATGTGTTTGCAACAGCACGTCAAGCAACGTCAGCAGAG GTTCCAGAAAGCAATACTGTAGCACAATTAGGATCCACGACAACAAGCGGATTAGGGCAATATATACTTGTACAAAGGACAGGTGTCGGAGACAGTGCGCCGAGAGCATCCTCTGCTCCACCTCTACCTCCACAAATCGCAGGGATGGGTGTCGGAGTGCATTTAGTACGTGGCAGACCGGCCAGTGCAGGAGAGGGTTCACATCAAGCTGTAACGTTGAAAGCGAGAGGCACTGATGGTAGAGGAGGAGGTGGCGCTGAACCTGGAGCACCTGGTATGATAATGGGTGGCGATCCACCACCTCCATGTGAATGTAACATGCGAGGTGCTATGGTAATATGTCGTCAATGTGGAGCGTTTTGTCATGATGACTGTATCGGGCCTCAACGTATTTGTGCTACTTGTCTGATACGTTAA